The Methanofervidicoccus sp. A16 genome has a segment encoding these proteins:
- a CDS encoding (5-formylfuran-3-yl)methyl phosphate synthase, producing the protein MIVLISPKDKEEAKEAIEGGADIIDVKNPLEGSLGANFPWVIREIRDITPKDRLVSATVGDVPYKPGTVALAAVGAAVSGADYIKVGLYGTRSYRESVDVMEKVVRAVKDIDEDKIVVAAGYADAYRVGSVDPLIIPKVARDSGCDVAMLDTAIKDGKRLFDHLSKDLLSEFVEEVHTYGLECALAGSIRKEDIPALKEIGCDIVGVRGAVCTKGDRNNGRIKKELVEEFVKLCKGNEQL; encoded by the coding sequence ATGATAGTACTTATCAGTCCAAAGGATAAAGAGGAGGCTAAAGAGGCCATTGAAGGTGGAGCAGATATTATAGATGTTAAAAATCCATTGGAGGGTTCTCTAGGAGCAAACTTCCCATGGGTGATAAGGGAGATTAGAGACATTACCCCCAAGGATCGCCTAGTTAGTGCAACAGTGGGGGATGTACCTTACAAACCTGGAACAGTGGCCCTTGCAGCAGTTGGGGCTGCTGTAAGTGGGGCAGACTATATAAAAGTTGGACTCTATGGAACAAGGTCTTACAGGGAATCTGTGGATGTAATGGAGAAGGTGGTAAGGGCTGTTAAAGACATTGACGAGGATAAAATAGTAGTGGCTGCAGGGTATGCCGATGCCTACAGAGTAGGATCTGTGGATCCCCTTATAATACCTAAAGTTGCTAGAGATTCAGGCTGTGACGTTGCAATGTTGGATACAGCAATTAAAGATGGAAAGAGATTATTTGATCATTTGAGCAAGGATCTACTCTCTGAATTTGTGGAGGAAGTTCACACGTATGGTCTTGAATGTGCATTGGCAGGTTCTATAAGAAAGGAAGATATACCTGCGTTGAAGGAAATAGGTTGTGATATAGTAGGTGTTAGGGGAGCGGTGTGTACTAAGGGAGATAGAAACAACGGTAGGATAAAAAAGGAATTAGTTGAAGAGTTTGTAAAACTGTGTAAGGGAAATGAACAACTATAA
- a CDS encoding adenylyltransferase/cytidyltransferase family protein, translated as MKREKIVVTAGTFDILHPGHYNTLKYAKSLGDKLIVIVARDETVKKIKGRKPIIPEEQRRFMVETLKPVDKAILGSLNNKLEPILNIKPDVIVLGPDQKTFDADQLKKELKKHNLDVEVVRCKEYVKCPFHSSYDIVKEIIDRWKKGEFEG; from the coding sequence ATGAAAAGAGAAAAGATAGTAGTAACGGCAGGTACCTTTGATATTTTACATCCAGGACATTACAATACTCTCAAATATGCTAAGAGTTTAGGAGACAAACTGATCGTTATAGTGGCTAGGGATGAAACTGTTAAAAAAATTAAGGGAAGAAAACCTATTATACCAGAGGAACAACGTAGGTTTATGGTAGAGACACTTAAACCTGTAGATAAGGCTATACTTGGTAGTTTGAATAACAAGTTGGAACCTATTTTAAATATTAAACCAGATGTTATAGTCTTAGGTCCAGATCAGAAAACTTTTGATGCAGATCAGTTAAAGAAGGAGTTAAAAAAACATAACTTAGATGTTGAAGTTGTAAGATGTAAGGAATATGTAAAGTGTCCCTTTCATAGTTCCTACGATATTGTTAAGGAGATAATAGATAGGTGGAAAAAAGGGGAGTTTGAAGGATAG
- a CDS encoding cupin domain-containing protein, with the protein MIEKVYKFTRESDTKVVEKIVNTEDVQIIHMIFPKGEGTPKHYTNSNVHLIVVRGEMTLTLEDGEPKVYPAGTIIYIPFNTKMIAQNLTSDILEFFVIKAPHPSKIGGPEEPIKVDD; encoded by the coding sequence ATGATAGAGAAGGTCTATAAATTTACTAGGGAATCTGATACAAAGGTTGTAGAGAAGATAGTAAACACCGAAGACGTTCAGATCATCCATATGATATTCCCTAAGGGAGAGGGTACTCCTAAACACTACACCAACTCTAACGTCCATCTTATAGTTGTAAGGGGGGAGATGACTCTAACGTTGGAGGATGGAGAACCAAAGGTTTATCCCGCTGGAACAATAATATACATACCCTTCAATACAAAGATGATCGCCCAAAATTTAACTTCAGATATTTTGGAATTCTTCGTAATCAAGGCGCCTCATCCCTCAAAGATCGGAGGACCAGAAGAACCCATCAAAGTAGACGATTAA
- a CDS encoding 4Fe-4S binding protein, with translation MPSVTIDYQTCKGAKECGECYHNCPMEVFAVEGDKVVVANEEECTGCGVCEDVCPTGAVKVKFE, from the coding sequence ATGCCCAGTGTAACGATAGATTACCAGACATGTAAAGGCGCCAAAGAGTGTGGAGAGTGTTATCATAACTGTCCAATGGAGGTTTTCGCCGTTGAGGGAGATAAGGTAGTTGTAGCCAATGAGGAGGAATGTACAGGTTGTGGTGTCTGTGAGGATGTCTGTCCAACAGGTGCTGTTAAGGTAAAATTTGAGTAA
- a CDS encoding metal-dependent hydrolase: MICWYGHACFKIDRVLVDPFIPNPLCSIDYDRVVEGVEVIAVTHGHSDHIGNTVEISKRYNIPVVSNHEISVYLGKQGVVAEGMNIGGTIKIKNSKLTMVKAEHSSDIDENTPGGVPGGYIINDRVYHAGDTGLFGDMKLIGEIYSPKVVLLPVGGRYTMGPEEAVKAVELLNPKVFIPMHYNTFPLIEQDITDMVKKVEEMGVKVIVPKVGECIDV; this comes from the coding sequence ATGATATGTTGGTACGGCCATGCATGTTTTAAAATAGATAGAGTACTGGTAGATCCCTTCATCCCAAATCCACTATGTAGTATAGACTACGACAGAGTTGTTGAAGGAGTTGAAGTTATAGCAGTAACCCATGGACACAGTGATCACATTGGGAATACTGTGGAGATTTCCAAGAGGTACAACATACCTGTAGTATCTAACCATGAGATCTCTGTATACTTGGGTAAACAGGGAGTAGTTGCAGAGGGAATGAACATAGGAGGGACTATCAAGATAAAGAACTCAAAATTGACAATGGTTAAGGCGGAGCACTCCTCAGATATAGATGAGAATACTCCTGGTGGAGTACCTGGGGGGTATATAATCAACGACAGAGTCTATCATGCAGGGGACACTGGACTCTTTGGGGATATGAAACTTATAGGAGAGATATACAGTCCAAAGGTGGTACTACTTCCAGTAGGTGGAAGATATACAATGGGACCAGAGGAGGCGGTGAAGGCTGTAGAACTTCTGAATCCAAAAGTGTTTATACCTATGCATTACAACACCTTCCCACTGATAGAGCAGGATATTACAGATATGGTGAAGAAAGTAGAGGAAATGGGAGTTAAAGTGATTGTGCCTAAGGTTGGGGAGTGTATAGATGTTTAA
- the cobN gene encoding cobaltochelatase subunit CobN has product MVRIAFVSTVDSDDLVFEEAYEKVKDYLEFKILKNDYSEKEFKEFLEFVKKSNIVFTKLMGGKDAFKGFDELRKVTEEYNIPFLPLPTVNEVHPDLLEATTVDDEVREKVMKYLSYEGVENYKNLLLYLASTFGDSSIEYEEPKPTPWQGIYYKGRYFEDLEEYLSFLGVSKEELKKKPTVGILFYRNWFIANNIDYVDYLIDTIERKGGIPIGIFSSHLKNDLGALGTLETFRRYFYIDGKPVIDVLINTTMFTLSMGIRDDYLEEPQFLKELNTPILQGIISTGYIEEWERSERGLNPIDLVIGMAMPEFDGAIIHFPIGGKKKVKEGRVGVPIVKYKPIRDRCEKIVDLALKYVDLKLKDNRDKKIAIVFHNYPPRNDKIASAFGLDSPESVVNILKELRRRGFLVERLYSSGNELIEEILDHVTNDIRFLTEEKIKRTVDKIDKKTYERWFNSLSERVKKELIEHWGSIPGDVMNFRGELIIPGIINGNIFISLQPPRGFGEDPSKIYHCPDLPPSHYYIAFYKWIRDVFKADAVIHVGKHGSLEWLPGKCVGLSKDCYPDINMELPNIYPYIVNNPGEGTQAKRRSYATIVSHLIPPMTISDLYGELSELEGYIGEYYEAEGREKKEFLRKKILEKIKELKLDEDLIDGRIIERVDIEFEDLLDKIHDYIEEIKYRQINDGLHIMGAPLEGERLINMIFMIIRYQFDYLKRISEVLNYNWEELNEHPGRYQKLIDEVYKYGISLLQEYSRYNFQEEYIDRLKTLPVNEDLRDVLKVVSKIYRNLMRVEEEIKHTVDALEGCYVPPRVAGAPTKDINCLPTGRNFYSCNPQEIPTKSAYEMGKRLAEDLIKKYLEEEGKYPEYLGIVIWGSPTMRTRGDDIGEVLYLLGVKPVWNKMGRVVGIEVIPLEELKRPRIDVTLRVSGLFRDTFPQVIELIDEAIRKVANLPEPEEMNFVKKHYREEVEEKIKKGIDEKIARETSLYRIFSDKPGTYGAGVANLIDEKNWRSIEDLAKVYVEWGGYAYGKGIYGVDAREEFINRLSKIELTVKNEDSQEWDIFEGDDFNSYHGGLIAAVTYYSGKQPKSYVGDTSNRERIKTKHLKEEGKLIFRSKVMNPKWIEGMKRHGYKGAADFSKYIDNIFAWDCTSNIIDDWMYEEIANRYVFDKDMEEFFRKNNPYALMNITERLLEAIERGKWKADEEMKEKLRRKYLEIEGMVEERL; this is encoded by the coding sequence ATGGTAAGAATAGCCTTTGTATCTACTGTGGATAGTGACGACTTAGTTTTTGAAGAAGCGTATGAGAAAGTTAAGGATTATCTAGAATTTAAAATATTAAAAAATGATTACAGCGAAAAGGAGTTTAAGGAGTTTCTAGAGTTTGTTAAAAAATCTAATATAGTATTTACAAAACTTATGGGAGGAAAAGACGCCTTTAAGGGTTTCGATGAATTGAGGAAAGTTACTGAGGAGTATAACATTCCATTTTTACCTCTACCTACAGTAAATGAAGTACATCCTGATCTCTTAGAGGCTACCACTGTAGATGATGAGGTTAGGGAAAAGGTAATGAAGTATCTAAGTTACGAGGGAGTTGAAAACTATAAGAACTTACTTCTATATTTAGCAAGTACCTTTGGAGACAGTTCTATAGAATACGAGGAGCCAAAACCTACACCTTGGCAGGGAATTTATTATAAGGGGAGATACTTCGAGGATTTAGAGGAGTATCTATCGTTCTTAGGTGTATCCAAGGAGGAGTTAAAGAAAAAGCCCACTGTTGGAATACTCTTCTATAGAAACTGGTTTATTGCAAACAACATCGACTACGTAGATTACCTAATAGATACCATCGAGAGGAAGGGAGGTATTCCTATTGGGATATTCTCCTCCCATCTAAAAAATGATTTGGGGGCACTTGGTACCTTGGAGACATTTAGGAGGTACTTCTACATAGATGGAAAACCTGTGATAGATGTTCTAATAAATACAACGATGTTTACACTATCCATGGGTATAAGGGATGACTACTTAGAGGAACCTCAATTTCTGAAGGAACTTAACACACCGATATTACAGGGTATAATATCTACTGGATACATCGAGGAGTGGGAGAGATCTGAGAGGGGCCTTAATCCCATAGATCTCGTTATCGGTATGGCGATGCCTGAGTTTGACGGGGCGATAATACACTTCCCTATAGGGGGGAAGAAGAAGGTTAAGGAGGGTAGAGTTGGGGTTCCTATTGTAAAGTACAAACCTATTAGGGATAGATGTGAGAAGATAGTAGATTTAGCATTGAAATACGTAGATCTGAAGTTAAAGGATAACAGGGATAAGAAGATTGCAATAGTATTCCACAACTATCCACCGAGAAACGATAAGATCGCATCTGCCTTTGGGTTGGACAGTCCAGAGAGTGTAGTTAATATACTGAAGGAGTTGAGGAGAAGGGGTTTCCTTGTGGAGAGGTTGTATAGTAGTGGGAACGAACTTATTGAGGAGATTCTGGATCATGTAACTAACGATATAAGGTTTCTAACTGAGGAGAAGATAAAGAGAACTGTGGATAAGATAGATAAAAAAACCTATGAGAGGTGGTTCAACAGTCTATCTGAGAGGGTTAAGAAGGAGTTAATAGAGCATTGGGGCTCTATACCTGGAGATGTTATGAACTTCAGGGGAGAGTTGATAATCCCAGGTATAATAAATGGAAATATATTCATATCCCTTCAACCACCAAGGGGCTTTGGAGAGGATCCATCGAAGATATACCACTGTCCAGATCTACCTCCATCCCACTACTATATCGCATTCTACAAGTGGATCAGGGATGTCTTTAAGGCAGATGCTGTTATCCACGTGGGGAAGCATGGTAGTTTAGAGTGGCTACCTGGGAAGTGTGTTGGACTCTCAAAGGACTGTTATCCAGATATAAATATGGAACTTCCAAATATCTACCCCTATATTGTAAATAACCCTGGTGAAGGTACCCAGGCAAAGAGGAGATCCTACGCTACAATAGTATCCCATCTAATACCTCCTATGACTATTTCGGATCTCTATGGAGAACTCTCTGAACTGGAAGGGTACATAGGGGAGTACTACGAGGCTGAGGGTAGGGAGAAAAAGGAGTTTTTAAGGAAGAAGATACTGGAGAAGATTAAGGAGTTAAAACTAGATGAGGATCTCATAGATGGGAGGATTATAGAGAGGGTAGATATTGAATTTGAGGATCTACTGGATAAGATCCATGACTATATAGAGGAGATAAAGTACAGGCAGATAAACGATGGACTCCATATTATGGGGGCGCCCTTGGAGGGGGAGAGGTTAATAAACATGATATTTATGATAATAAGGTATCAGTTTGACTACTTGAAGAGGATTTCAGAGGTGCTAAATTACAACTGGGAGGAGTTGAATGAACATCCAGGTAGGTATCAGAAGTTGATAGATGAGGTGTATAAATACGGTATATCCCTCCTTCAGGAGTACAGTAGATACAACTTCCAGGAGGAATATATAGATAGATTGAAAACCCTTCCTGTAAATGAGGACTTAAGGGACGTTTTAAAGGTTGTATCTAAGATATACAGAAACTTGATGAGGGTGGAGGAGGAGATAAAACATACAGTAGATGCCCTTGAGGGGTGTTATGTGCCTCCAAGGGTGGCTGGGGCTCCCACTAAGGATATAAATTGTCTTCCAACTGGGAGGAACTTCTACTCCTGTAATCCTCAGGAGATACCTACAAAGTCGGCATACGAGATGGGGAAGAGACTTGCAGAAGATCTTATAAAGAAGTACTTAGAGGAGGAGGGCAAATATCCAGAGTACTTGGGGATAGTAATATGGGGATCTCCCACCATGAGGACGAGGGGGGATGATATTGGGGAGGTACTGTATCTCTTAGGGGTTAAACCTGTATGGAACAAGATGGGGAGGGTTGTAGGTATCGAGGTAATTCCATTGGAGGAGTTGAAGAGGCCTAGGATAGACGTTACACTGAGGGTAAGTGGGTTATTCAGGGACACCTTCCCACAGGTTATTGAACTTATAGACGAGGCTATAAGGAAGGTTGCAAACCTTCCAGAGCCTGAGGAGATGAACTTTGTTAAAAAGCACTACAGGGAGGAGGTTGAGGAGAAGATAAAAAAGGGTATAGATGAGAAGATAGCAAGGGAAACTAGTCTCTATAGGATATTCAGTGATAAACCAGGTACCTATGGGGCAGGGGTTGCCAATTTAATAGACGAGAAGAACTGGAGATCTATAGAGGATTTGGCCAAGGTTTATGTTGAATGGGGAGGATACGCCTACGGTAAAGGTATTTATGGGGTAGATGCGAGGGAGGAGTTTATAAACCGTCTATCTAAGATAGAACTAACTGTAAAGAATGAGGACTCTCAAGAGTGGGATATCTTCGAGGGGGATGACTTCAACAGTTATCATGGGGGATTGATCGCTGCAGTTACCTACTACTCAGGGAAACAACCTAAGAGTTACGTTGGAGATACCTCTAACAGGGAGAGGATAAAAACGAAACATCTGAAGGAAGAAGGAAAACTTATATTCAGAAGTAAGGTAATGAATCCAAAGTGGATTGAAGGTATGAAGAGACATGGATATAAAGGGGCTGCAGACTTCTCCAAGTATATAGACAACATATTCGCCTGGGACTGTACCTCCAACATCATCGACGACTGGATGTACGAGGAGATCGCTAATAGGTACGTATTTGATAAAGATATGGAGGAGTTCTTCAGGAAGAATAACCCATACGCCTTAATGAACATTACAGAACGACTTTTAGAGGCTATAGAGAGAGGTAAATGGAAGGCAGATGAGGAGATGAAGGAAAAATTAAGGAGGAAATACTTAGAGATCGAGGGGATGGTAGAGGAGAGATTATAG
- the hcp gene encoding hydroxylamine reductase, protein MRYEKRPTKMFCYQCQETARNTGCTVVGVCGKKDNVANLQDLLVYTIKGLAYVCEKVGRSTEEIDRYIVDGLFATITNVNFDDRDIIERIKRGIELRENLKKELPNGVELPDCATWIPENEEDIVEKANSKEVSILATEDEDIRSLRELITYGVKGIGAYLHHGMVLGYNDENIHKFIKRALVSTLDDSLSMDDLLALVLETGKYAVDTMALLDKAHTESYGHPEITEVNIGVRNNPGILISGHDLKTLEQLLEQTKGTGVDVYTHSEMLPAHYYPAFKKYDHFVGNYGGSWYRQREEFEAFNGPIIMTTNCLVPPKDSYKDRLYTTGCASYPGVKRIPEDENGNKDFSEVIEQAKKCAPPKELERGKIVGGFAHNQVLSLADKIVEAVKSGTIRKFVVMAGCDGRHSSREYYTEFAKALPKDTVILTAGCAKYRYIKLDLGDINGIPRVLDAGQCNDSYSLAVVALKLKEVFNLEDINQLPIAYNVAWYEQKAVAVLLALLYLGVKNILLGPTLPAFLSPNVAKVLVDKFGIGTISTVEEDIKKLIYDEK, encoded by the coding sequence ATGAGATACGAGAAAAGACCAACAAAGATGTTCTGCTACCAGTGTCAGGAGACTGCAAGGAATACAGGTTGTACAGTTGTAGGTGTATGTGGTAAGAAGGATAACGTGGCCAATCTTCAAGATCTTTTAGTATATACTATAAAAGGGTTAGCCTATGTGTGTGAAAAGGTAGGTAGATCCACTGAGGAGATCGATAGATATATAGTAGATGGGTTATTTGCCACAATCACAAACGTGAATTTTGACGACAGGGACATAATAGAGAGGATAAAGAGAGGTATTGAACTTAGGGAGAATTTAAAGAAAGAACTTCCTAACGGTGTAGAGTTGCCTGACTGTGCTACATGGATACCAGAGAATGAGGAGGATATCGTTGAAAAGGCCAATTCAAAAGAGGTATCTATCCTAGCTACAGAGGATGAGGATATAAGATCCCTAAGGGAGTTGATCACCTACGGAGTTAAGGGAATAGGAGCCTATCTACATCATGGTATGGTACTGGGGTACAACGATGAAAATATCCACAAGTTTATAAAGAGGGCACTTGTATCCACTTTGGACGACAGTCTATCGATGGATGATCTCTTGGCCCTTGTACTTGAAACTGGTAAGTATGCAGTAGACACCATGGCTCTACTTGATAAGGCACATACAGAGTCCTACGGACACCCTGAAATAACAGAGGTAAATATTGGAGTTAGAAACAACCCAGGTATATTGATAAGTGGTCATGACTTAAAAACCTTGGAGCAACTCTTAGAACAGACTAAGGGCACCGGTGTAGATGTATATACCCACAGTGAGATGCTACCTGCCCACTACTACCCTGCATTTAAGAAGTACGATCACTTTGTAGGTAACTATGGAGGTTCATGGTACAGACAGAGGGAGGAATTTGAGGCATTCAATGGACCGATTATAATGACAACAAACTGTCTAGTACCTCCAAAGGACAGTTATAAGGATAGGTTATATACCACAGGATGTGCCTCCTATCCAGGTGTAAAGAGGATCCCTGAGGACGAGAACGGTAATAAGGACTTCTCGGAGGTAATAGAGCAGGCTAAAAAGTGTGCTCCTCCAAAGGAACTTGAGAGGGGGAAGATAGTAGGAGGATTTGCCCACAACCAGGTGTTGTCATTGGCTGACAAGATCGTCGAGGCTGTAAAATCTGGAACTATAAGGAAGTTCGTTGTAATGGCAGGGTGTGATGGAAGACACAGTAGTAGGGAGTACTACACTGAGTTTGCAAAGGCTCTACCAAAGGACACTGTAATACTTACAGCAGGATGTGCAAAGTATAGATACATAAAGTTGGACTTAGGGGATATAAACGGTATTCCAAGGGTGTTGGATGCTGGACAGTGTAACGACTCCTACTCCCTGGCAGTGGTAGCCCTCAAGTTGAAGGAGGTATTTAATTTAGAGGATATAAATCAACTACCGATTGCGTACAACGTAGCATGGTATGAGCAGAAGGCAGTGGCAGTACTCTTAGCACTACTCTACTTAGGAGTTAAGAATATCCTCCTAGGACCTACACTACCGGCCTTCTTATCTCCAAATGTGGCAAAGGTACTTGTAGATAAATTTGGAATTGGGACAATCTCAACTGTAGAGGAGGATATTAAAAAGTTGATATACGATGAGAAATAA
- a CDS encoding cell wall-binding repeat-containing protein, whose product MIKKLILFLLLLVVVPTVSATEVFLVSDNPADYGGVVSIAKLLNITVVKTPWGEYSEDVLNKILSLNPERVIIVGGPRAVVDEYVEKLNSAGITVERIGGKDRYETNAKLILKFKNAIRNRVTICICHGYDVPLNETINTTSTKPSLLILTNGVNLTLDPEKLNISIEEVNVVESPLYNSIHIVKKFEKRGLKVRIMKRLKIGKKLGLSIDINVSSMGNTNRSIKINVTTKNNSIMINVHNKNNHPGLRYQNHSNESYTYKNWTYTYHIDNYTKKEDLNTVENVTEKISHVSKNNERRGRR is encoded by the coding sequence ATGATAAAGAAATTAATACTATTCCTACTTCTATTAGTAGTAGTACCTACAGTATCTGCAACAGAAGTATTTCTAGTAAGCGACAATCCAGCGGATTATGGGGGAGTAGTGAGTATTGCAAAACTTCTCAATATAACTGTGGTTAAAACTCCTTGGGGAGAATACAGCGAGGATGTACTGAATAAAATATTATCTTTGAATCCTGAGAGAGTTATTATAGTGGGAGGTCCAAGGGCAGTAGTTGATGAGTACGTGGAGAAATTGAATAGTGCTGGAATCACCGTTGAGAGAATTGGTGGAAAGGACAGATATGAAACTAACGCTAAACTTATATTGAAATTCAAAAATGCTATAAGAAATAGAGTTACTATCTGTATATGCCATGGATATGATGTACCCCTAAATGAGACGATTAACACTACTAGTACAAAACCATCTCTACTTATACTTACAAATGGTGTAAATTTAACTTTAGATCCTGAAAAGTTAAATATCTCAATAGAGGAAGTAAATGTTGTAGAGAGTCCATTATACAACTCTATACACATAGTAAAAAAGTTTGAAAAAAGAGGATTAAAAGTAAGAATAATGAAAAGACTCAAGATTGGAAAAAAGTTGGGGCTCTCTATTGATATAAATGTATCCTCTATGGGCAACACCAATAGAAGTATAAAAATAAATGTAACCACTAAAAATAATAGTATAATGATAAACGTACATAATAAGAACAACCATCCTGGTTTAAGATATCAAAACCATTCAAATGAAAGTTATACCTATAAAAACTGGACTTATACATATCACATAGATAATTATACAAAAAAGGAGGATTTAAACACTGTAGAGAACGTAACAGAGAAAATTTCCCATGTTAGTAAAAATAATGAGAGAAGAGGTAGAAGATAA
- a CDS encoding threonine--tRNA ligase, with product MKLLLIHSDYLEFKTTEKTKIAEDTDRLEGRMEECLTVFTAVEKEDEKDQEAVVKNALNEIIKVAKNLKVNNIVVYPYAHLSSDLASPEVAKRVLVEMERRLKEMGYNVLRAPFGWYKAFKISCKGHPLSELSRKITCDIKEEEKEKEKGESKIYLLDVDGERLVELREDNIDEVIKDEDLKSLAYKELGIKVKGEEKGEPPHVKYIREKEICDYEPSSDHGHFRWYPKGKLIRDLLADYVYNIVVDYGGMPVETPVMYNLENRAIREHADKFGERQYRFIQGDRELMLRFAACFGQFMMKRDMYILPRYLPLKLYELSTYSFRYEQRGELVGLKRLRAFTMPDMHTVCLDMEQAMEEFENQLWMCLKTGEDLDLSYSVIFRFTEDFFQENREWFFKLAKKYKERYKRDVLIELLPERKHYWVGKVDMAVIDSLGRPIENPTVQIDIESAKRFEIKVHDGDREIYPVILHCSPTGSIERVICALLEKAYKDLEEGKLPMLPLWLSPVQVRVIPVSDAHKDYALEVVKKLRENNIRVDLDDRDESVGKKIRKAGKDWIPYVVVVGDKEVEEDILTVTVRKRSTLKKSYKEKMKVEELIKRIKEETKGCPYRPLTLPMYCSLQPAFK from the coding sequence GTGAAACTACTACTGATACACTCTGACTATTTAGAATTTAAAACTACAGAAAAAACAAAGATTGCCGAGGATACTGATAGATTAGAGGGAAGAATGGAGGAATGTCTGACAGTATTCACCGCAGTTGAAAAAGAAGATGAAAAGGATCAGGAGGCAGTTGTAAAAAATGCACTAAATGAGATAATAAAAGTTGCTAAAAATCTCAAAGTTAATAACATAGTAGTTTATCCCTATGCACATCTATCAAGTGATTTAGCATCACCAGAGGTTGCAAAGAGAGTACTTGTAGAGATGGAGAGAAGATTAAAAGAGATGGGTTATAACGTACTTAGGGCTCCCTTTGGATGGTATAAGGCATTTAAGATCAGTTGTAAGGGACATCCATTGAGTGAGTTGTCCAGGAAGATTACCTGTGATATAAAAGAAGAGGAGAAAGAGAAGGAAAAAGGTGAATCAAAGATCTACCTCTTAGATGTTGATGGAGAGAGACTTGTAGAGTTAAGGGAGGATAACATAGATGAGGTTATAAAGGATGAAGATTTAAAATCTCTGGCATACAAGGAACTTGGTATAAAGGTTAAGGGAGAGGAGAAGGGAGAACCACCTCATGTAAAGTACATAAGGGAGAAGGAGATCTGCGACTATGAACCCTCCTCAGATCATGGGCACTTCAGATGGTATCCAAAGGGGAAACTTATCAGGGATCTCCTTGCAGATTACGTATATAATATTGTTGTAGATTATGGAGGGATGCCTGTAGAGACGCCAGTTATGTACAACTTGGAGAACAGGGCAATAAGGGAGCATGCAGATAAGTTTGGAGAGAGACAGTACAGATTTATTCAGGGAGATAGGGAGTTGATGCTTAGATTTGCGGCGTGCTTTGGACAGTTCATGATGAAGAGGGATATGTATATCCTTCCAAGATATTTACCTCTAAAGTTATATGAACTCTCAACATACAGTTTCAGATATGAGCAGAGAGGAGAACTTGTAGGTTTAAAGAGACTTAGGGCATTCACAATGCCCGACATGCATACGGTATGTTTAGATATGGAACAGGCTATGGAGGAGTTTGAGAATCAACTCTGGATGTGTCTGAAAACTGGAGAGGATCTAGATCTATCTTACTCGGTGATATTCAGATTTACAGAGGACTTCTTCCAGGAGAATAGGGAGTGGTTCTTTAAACTGGCAAAGAAGTATAAAGAGAGGTATAAAAGAGATGTACTTATTGAATTACTACCTGAGAGGAAGCACTACTGGGTTGGAAAGGTAGATATGGCTGTAATTGACAGTCTCGGTAGGCCTATTGAGAATCCTACTGTACAGATAGATATTGAAAGTGCTAAAAGGTTCGAGATAAAGGTACATGATGGAGATAGGGAGATATACCCTGTAATACTCCACTGCTCCCCAACTGGAAGTATCGAGAGGGTAATATGTGCATTACTAGAGAAGGCTTATAAGGATCTTGAGGAGGGCAAACTTCCAATGCTACCTCTCTGGTTATCTCCAGTGCAGGTTAGGGTAATACCTGTATCTGATGCCCATAAGGATTACGCCTTAGAGGTAGTTAAGAAGTTGAGGGAGAACAACATCAGGGTAGATTTAGACGACAGGGATGAAAGTGTTGGTAAAAAGATAAGAAAGGCTGGAAAGGACTGGATTCCTTATGTGGTAGTGGTGGGGGATAAGGAAGTTGAGGAGGATATCTTAACTGTTACTGTTAGGAAGAGATCCACCTTGAAAAAAAGTTATAAAGAAAAGATGAAAGTTGAGGAGTTAATAAAAAGGATAAAGGAGGAGACTAAGGGATGTCCATATAGGCCCTTAACCCTACCGATGTACTGCTCCTTACAGCCAGCATTTAAGTAA